A genomic region of Mesobacillus jeotgali contains the following coding sequences:
- the paaX gene encoding phenylacetic acid degradation operon negative regulatory protein PaaX, with the protein MNTRSMIFTLYGDYISHYGSKIWIGSLIRLLNEFGHNDQSVRAAISRMNKQGWVQAEKIGNKSYYSLTPRGQKRIDEAGKRIFKLKPEDWDGKWRILMYTIPEEIRNVRDELRKELIWSGFGSMSNSFWISANNLERQVRDLIEKYEIEEYVDFFVAEYKGPYENQRLVEKSWDLVEINAKYQDFISEYSQKYIIDKNKIQKGSMSDAECFVERTKLVHEYRKFLFFDPGLPEELLPEKWLGNHAAALFSEYYKELAEPASRFFESVFKEGNEIKHKDVDYNVMDHPYILE; encoded by the coding sequence TTGAATACAAGATCAATGATTTTTACCTTATACGGTGACTATATCTCCCATTATGGAAGCAAGATTTGGATAGGCAGCCTGATCCGGCTGCTGAATGAATTTGGACACAATGATCAGTCGGTTAGAGCGGCGATTTCGCGTATGAACAAGCAGGGGTGGGTCCAGGCTGAAAAAATCGGAAATAAGAGCTATTATTCTCTCACGCCACGCGGCCAGAAAAGGATTGATGAGGCAGGCAAGCGTATTTTTAAATTGAAGCCCGAAGACTGGGACGGAAAGTGGAGAATCCTGATGTATACGATTCCAGAGGAAATCCGCAATGTCCGTGACGAGCTGCGCAAGGAATTAATCTGGAGCGGATTCGGATCGATGTCGAACAGCTTCTGGATTTCAGCCAATAATCTCGAGAGACAGGTAAGGGATCTGATCGAGAAATATGAAATCGAAGAATATGTCGATTTCTTTGTAGCCGAATACAAAGGTCCGTATGAAAATCAGCGTCTTGTTGAGAAAAGCTGGGACCTTGTCGAGATTAACGCAAAATATCAGGATTTTATTAGTGAATACAGCCAGAAATACATCATTGATAAAAACAAAATTCAAAAGGGCAGCATGTCTGATGCCGAATGCTTCGTTGAGCGCACGAAGCTTGTGCATGAATACAGGAAGTTCCTCTTCTTTGATCCAGGCCTTCCTGAAGAACTTCTGCCCGAAAAATGGCTGGGGAATCATGCCGCCGCATTATTCAGCGAATACTACAAAGAACTCGCAGAACCAGCATCTCGCTTCTTTGAGTCCGTATTTAAAGAAGGAAATGAAATCAAGCATAAAGACGTCGATTATAACGTCATGGATCACCCGTATATTTTAGAATAG
- a CDS encoding enoyl-CoA hydratase-related protein, translated as MNKNYEMIETSVKGQVGLIELNRPKVLNALNRQMVSEVLSAMEAYDQDADIKVIVLSGKGRAFAAGADIDEMMNADAVSMETLNQFTDWDRLAWIKKPVIGAVHGFALGGAFELALCCDMLFAAENAEFGFPEVNLGVMPGAGGTQRLTKLVGKTKAMEWILSGKRITAKEALHHGIINSTFAEEVLMEETLKFADTIAKQAPIAVRLIKESVLKAVDYPLYEGMQYERKNFYMLFATEDQKEGMRAFKEKRKPDFKGK; from the coding sequence ATGAATAAAAATTATGAAATGATAGAAACGTCTGTAAAAGGCCAAGTCGGATTAATAGAGCTGAATCGCCCGAAGGTCCTCAATGCCCTGAACAGGCAAATGGTTTCCGAGGTGCTTTCTGCAATGGAAGCATACGACCAGGATGCCGACATAAAAGTGATCGTTCTCTCAGGCAAGGGCAGGGCTTTTGCTGCAGGCGCCGATATCGATGAAATGATGAATGCTGACGCGGTCTCAATGGAAACGTTGAACCAGTTCACTGACTGGGACCGACTTGCCTGGATTAAAAAACCTGTCATCGGGGCTGTGCACGGGTTCGCGCTTGGCGGTGCCTTTGAATTGGCACTATGCTGCGATATGCTGTTTGCTGCCGAAAATGCGGAATTCGGGTTCCCTGAAGTCAATCTTGGTGTCATGCCTGGCGCAGGCGGAACACAAAGACTGACAAAGCTCGTTGGAAAAACAAAGGCGATGGAATGGATCCTTAGCGGCAAGCGCATTACTGCAAAAGAAGCTTTGCACCACGGTATCATCAATTCGACTTTTGCCGAGGAAGTACTGATGGAGGAAACGCTGAAATTTGCGGACACAATCGCAAAACAGGCCCCAATTGCAGTTAGGCTGATCAAGGAATCCGTTTTGAAAGCAGTTGATTATCCTTTATATGAAGGCATGCAATATGAGCGCAAAAACTTCTATATGCTTTTTGCTACAGAAGATCAGAAGGAAGGCATGAGGGCTTTCAAGGAGAAACGGAAGCCGGATTTTAAAGGGAAATAA
- a CDS encoding enoyl-CoA hydratase-related protein: MNNIKFQKEQHIAYVTIDRPESLNCFNYETLQELGDLVDKLHTDSDVRVVIFTGAGEKAFSAGADLKERKHLTEEEVRRNVKKIRDVFSAIAELPQPTIASVNGFAFGGGFELMLACDFKIAADSALMGMTEVSWGIIPGAGGTQRLSRLVGEMKAKELIFTARKVSAEKAFELGILTAVKPKEDVMTACKELAEEILQNAPIAVRQAKYAIQHGSSTDLQTGLAIESKAYEVTIPTKDRVEALNAFSEKRKPIFTAQ; encoded by the coding sequence ATGAACAACATCAAATTCCAGAAAGAGCAGCATATCGCATATGTGACGATTGACCGTCCGGAGTCGCTGAACTGCTTCAATTATGAAACACTTCAGGAACTGGGCGATTTAGTAGACAAGCTGCATACAGATTCAGACGTCAGGGTGGTCATTTTTACCGGAGCAGGGGAGAAAGCCTTCAGTGCAGGTGCGGACTTAAAAGAAAGAAAGCATCTTACTGAGGAAGAAGTGCGCCGTAATGTAAAAAAGATTCGTGATGTTTTCAGCGCGATTGCGGAACTGCCGCAGCCGACGATTGCTTCCGTTAACGGATTTGCCTTTGGCGGCGGGTTTGAACTGATGCTTGCGTGTGACTTTAAGATTGCAGCAGACAGTGCCTTGATGGGCATGACAGAGGTGAGCTGGGGCATCATTCCGGGAGCAGGCGGAACACAGCGTCTATCCAGGCTCGTTGGTGAGATGAAGGCGAAGGAATTGATTTTTACAGCAAGGAAGGTTTCTGCCGAGAAGGCTTTTGAGCTTGGTATTCTAACAGCTGTTAAGCCTAAAGAGGATGTCATGACTGCCTGCAAGGAGCTTGCCGAGGAAATCCTTCAGAATGCGCCAATTGCTGTGAGACAGGCTAAGTATGCCATCCAGCATGGCAGCAGCACTGACCTGCAGACAGGGCTTGCAATCGAATCCAAAGCCTATGAGGTTACTATTCCAACAAAGGATCGCGTGGAAGCACTCAATGCTTTTAGTGAAAAACGAAAGCCTATATTTACAGCGCAATAA
- a CDS encoding enoyl-CoA hydratase-related protein, with protein MFETVLYEVRNQVAYITLNRPDKLNAFTEQLNKEIQSAIKSASRDKEVRALVITGAGRAFCSGEDLAGVSDDMDHGEVLRKRYNPMLLELDRCEKPVIAAVNGVAAGAGMSLALACDFRVASEKASFVEAFIHVGLVPDAGNLYYLPRLIGHAKAMELAVFGEKIPADKAKDLGLVTEVYSLDNWNESVAAFAERLANMPTKAIGLIKRNLKASWHSNLEDYLERDAQSQRIAGQTADHKEGVQAFMEKRKPVFKGE; from the coding sequence GTGTTTGAAACCGTTTTATATGAAGTGCGGAATCAGGTAGCCTACATTACCCTGAACCGTCCTGATAAATTGAATGCCTTCACCGAACAGTTGAATAAGGAAATCCAGAGCGCAATCAAGTCCGCTTCCCGCGATAAAGAGGTAAGGGCACTGGTCATCACGGGTGCAGGCCGGGCATTTTGTTCAGGTGAGGATTTGGCAGGGGTCTCAGATGATATGGACCACGGCGAGGTGCTTCGCAAACGCTATAATCCAATGCTGCTGGAACTTGATCGTTGCGAAAAGCCGGTGATTGCCGCTGTGAATGGAGTGGCGGCCGGAGCTGGAATGAGCCTTGCGCTTGCCTGTGACTTCCGGGTTGCCTCTGAAAAAGCGAGTTTTGTAGAAGCATTTATCCATGTCGGTCTCGTGCCTGATGCCGGTAATCTGTATTATCTTCCGCGGCTCATCGGCCATGCGAAAGCGATGGAGCTTGCTGTATTTGGGGAGAAAATACCGGCAGATAAGGCAAAGGATCTTGGGCTTGTAACGGAAGTATACTCATTGGATAACTGGAATGAAAGTGTTGCCGCTTTTGCCGAAAGGCTGGCAAATATGCCGACAAAGGCAATCGGCCTGATCAAAAGAAACCTGAAAGCAAGCTGGCACTCTAACCTCGAGGACTATCTGGAGAGGGATGCTCAGAGCCAGCGAATTGCCGGACAGACTGCCGACCATAAGGAAGGCGTCCAGGCGTTCATGGAAAAAAGAAAACCGGTTTTCAAGGGTGAATAA
- a CDS encoding NAD(P)H-dependent oxidoreductase, translating to MSDKETKKQEILDAFHFRHATKEFDPSKKIPEEDFRFILETGQLSPSSFGFEPWRFLVVQSEELREKVKNTAWGAFGKLPEASHFVIILARTKVDTKYDSEYLQDHFRNKKKMPEEFMANYLKRIEEFQKSDFKLLDGDRPLFDWACKQTYIVLANMMTAAAQIGIDSCPIEGFNFEKMNKLLADEGLLEDGHFGISVMCAFGYRIKEPNPKTRRPLDDIVKWV from the coding sequence ATGAGTGACAAAGAAACTAAGAAGCAGGAGATTCTGGACGCTTTCCATTTTAGGCATGCTACAAAGGAATTTGATCCAAGCAAAAAGATTCCAGAGGAAGACTTCCGTTTTATCCTGGAGACCGGCCAGTTATCACCAAGTTCTTTTGGTTTTGAACCTTGGCGCTTTCTTGTTGTCCAGAGTGAAGAGCTTCGCGAAAAAGTTAAGAATACCGCGTGGGGAGCGTTTGGCAAGCTTCCGGAAGCAAGCCATTTTGTGATTATCCTTGCAAGGACAAAAGTCGATACAAAATATGACTCTGAATATTTGCAGGATCATTTTAGAAATAAGAAGAAAATGCCTGAGGAATTCATGGCGAATTACCTCAAGCGCATCGAGGAATTCCAGAAGTCTGACTTTAAATTGCTAGACGGAGACCGTCCGCTATTTGATTGGGCATGCAAGCAGACTTATATCGTTTTGGCCAATATGATGACGGCTGCAGCACAAATTGGCATTGATTCATGTCCGATTGAAGGCTTTAATTTTGAAAAGATGAATAAACTTCTGGCAGATGAGGGATTGCTGGAGGATGGCCATTTCGGCATATCTGTTATGTGCGCGTTCGGCTATCGTATTAAAGAACCAAATCCAAAGACAAGAAGACCATTGGATGACATAGTCAAATGGGTATAA
- a CDS encoding 3-hydroxyacyl-CoA dehydrogenase: MKKLVVIGSGVMGRGIAYVSCLGGFDTVLIDVDEKQLRNAEQEINNIFEKGIARGKIMQEDAELSKARLDYSNFLADNVKDADLVIEAVPEKIDIKKTIFEVIDQHAPEHCLFASNTSTMSPTEIASFTKRPEKVIAMHFFNPVHKMPLVEIIRGLETSDETAEAVQQAAIQMGKETVTVNEFPGFVTSRISALVGNEAFYMLQEGVGTAEEIDKAIKLGLNYPMGPFELGDLVGLDTRLNNLKYLHEKLGEKYRPAPLLEQYVKAGRLGRKTGRGVYDYRESVTTK, translated from the coding sequence ATGAAGAAACTCGTTGTAATTGGTTCAGGCGTCATGGGCAGAGGAATTGCCTACGTCAGCTGCCTGGGCGGTTTTGATACTGTCCTGATTGATGTTGATGAAAAACAACTCCGCAACGCCGAACAGGAAATCAACAACATTTTTGAAAAAGGGATCGCAAGGGGCAAAATCATGCAAGAAGACGCAGAATTGTCGAAAGCGAGACTCGATTACTCGAATTTCCTCGCTGATAATGTCAAGGACGCTGACCTCGTTATCGAAGCGGTTCCGGAAAAAATAGATATCAAGAAAACGATTTTTGAAGTGATTGACCAGCACGCACCAGAACATTGCCTGTTTGCGTCCAATACTTCAACAATGAGCCCTACTGAAATCGCCTCTTTTACAAAGCGTCCTGAGAAGGTAATCGCCATGCATTTCTTCAACCCTGTCCATAAAATGCCGCTTGTTGAAATCATTCGTGGACTGGAAACGAGCGATGAAACAGCTGAAGCGGTCCAGCAGGCAGCCATCCAGATGGGCAAGGAAACGGTTACCGTAAACGAATTCCCTGGTTTTGTCACAAGCAGGATTAGCGCGCTTGTCGGAAACGAAGCATTTTACATGCTGCAGGAAGGCGTAGGAACAGCAGAAGAAATCGATAAGGCAATCAAGCTTGGCTTGAATTATCCAATGGGACCATTCGAGTTGGGTGATCTTGTTGGACTGGATACCCGTTTGAATAATCTGAAGTACCTGCATGAGAAGCTTGGGGAAAAATACCGCCCTGCACCATTGCTTGAACAATATGTAAAAGCAGGCCGCCTCGGCAGGAAGACCGGGCGTGGTGTGTACGATTATAGAGAGTCGGTTACCACTAAATAA
- the paaC gene encoding 1,2-phenylacetyl-CoA epoxidase subunit PaaC: MKYELEDALKNEALRDAAVELLFQLADDDFMIAYRGSEWLGLAPHIEEDVAFSSISQDTMGHAAMFYQLLSDLGAGDPDQLAHARPAAERKNASLLEKVNGPGTYLTEPHYDWAFTIVRNYFYAQAKKVKMESLKNTSYQPLAEAAVKINMELYYHLLHWKTWFSQLVSAGGEARTRMETAMEKVFDDLEGLFSMGSHGDEITKHNLIDSEETLRTKWIQMMSPVFESLELKMPDQFRMKSGNGRNGEHTSDLKAALDTLGEVYNFDPAASW, from the coding sequence ATGAAATATGAACTTGAAGATGCGTTGAAAAATGAAGCCCTTCGCGACGCTGCAGTTGAGCTCCTGTTCCAGCTTGCGGATGATGATTTCATGATCGCCTACCGTGGTTCCGAGTGGCTTGGACTCGCCCCTCATATTGAAGAGGACGTCGCTTTTTCTTCAATCAGCCAGGATACGATGGGCCATGCGGCTATGTTTTATCAGCTTCTAAGCGACTTGGGAGCGGGTGATCCAGACCAACTCGCACATGCAAGGCCAGCAGCGGAACGAAAGAATGCGAGTTTACTAGAAAAAGTGAACGGCCCGGGTACGTATTTGACTGAGCCGCATTATGACTGGGCTTTCACGATAGTGAGAAATTATTTTTACGCTCAGGCCAAGAAAGTGAAAATGGAATCACTGAAGAATACATCATACCAGCCATTGGCTGAAGCTGCAGTAAAGATCAATATGGAACTTTATTACCATTTACTGCATTGGAAGACGTGGTTCTCCCAGCTTGTGAGTGCCGGGGGAGAAGCGAGGACAAGAATGGAAACCGCGATGGAAAAGGTTTTCGATGACCTTGAAGGGTTGTTCTCCATGGGATCCCATGGAGATGAAATCACGAAGCATAATTTGATAGATTCAGAGGAAACTTTGAGGACGAAATGGATACAAATGATGTCACCTGTTTTCGAATCCCTGGAGCTCAAGATGCCAGATCAATTCAGGATGAAGAGCGGAAATGGACGAAACGGCGAGCATACATCCGATTTGAAAGCTGCTCTTGATACATTAGGTGAGGTCTATAACTTCGATCCGGCAGCGAGCTGGTGA
- a CDS encoding aldehyde dehydrogenase family protein produces the protein MTTVKEQKFEAMAVKRETYQLIINGVRQDSTNGETYKVFNPATGEEVATVAKASKEDAELAVQAARNAFDFGKWRHFPVNKRSRTLNKIASIMRSRFNELVELEILDTGKSLAAAQGQVMQAIEDFEFYAGAIVSHRGAVNSMPGAFQNITEKEPVGVCAQIIPWNYPMMMAAWKIAPAIAVGCSVVVKPASLTPLTAIVLGEICIEAGVPEGVVNVIPGSGSVVGNYLVEHEKVDKVAFTGSTPIGKDIMARASQTLKRVTLELGGKSPSIVFEDADVDAAVAGSLFGIFYNTGQSCEARSRLYVHEDVYDEFMEKFVAKTKQLKLGNPFDKETHVGAVISQDQMDVIDGYVKSAVEDGAQVLTGGKAANLEGYENGYWYEPTIIAETDHGMKAVKEEIFGPVVVVMKFKDEKEAVKLANDSEYGLGSAIWTKDYGRATRVSKLIQAGIVMINCPFSAFPGTPFGGYKQSGFGRELCIETLDLYTETKSIVSYYGSRPLNPFNV, from the coding sequence GTGACAACAGTAAAAGAACAAAAATTCGAAGCAATGGCGGTAAAACGCGAGACATATCAATTGATCATCAATGGAGTTCGTCAGGACAGCACGAATGGTGAAACTTATAAAGTCTTCAATCCAGCGACAGGCGAGGAAGTTGCAACTGTGGCTAAGGCTTCAAAAGAAGACGCAGAGCTTGCGGTTCAGGCTGCAAGAAATGCCTTCGACTTCGGAAAGTGGCGCCATTTCCCGGTGAACAAGCGCTCACGCACATTGAATAAAATCGCTTCAATCATGCGCTCCCGTTTCAATGAGCTGGTAGAATTGGAGATTCTTGATACAGGTAAATCCCTTGCTGCAGCACAGGGGCAGGTAATGCAGGCAATCGAGGACTTCGAATTTTACGCAGGAGCGATCGTCAGCCACCGCGGTGCTGTGAACAGCATGCCTGGTGCATTCCAGAATATCACGGAAAAAGAGCCTGTCGGTGTTTGTGCGCAGATCATTCCTTGGAACTATCCGATGATGATGGCAGCATGGAAGATCGCACCGGCGATCGCAGTCGGCTGCTCCGTTGTAGTAAAACCAGCTTCTTTGACACCTTTAACTGCTATTGTACTTGGAGAGATTTGTATAGAAGCAGGCGTACCAGAAGGAGTTGTTAATGTCATTCCTGGATCTGGTTCTGTTGTCGGCAACTATCTTGTTGAACATGAAAAAGTAGACAAAGTTGCTTTCACAGGTTCAACACCAATCGGCAAGGATATCATGGCCAGAGCTTCCCAGACTCTAAAGCGTGTGACACTTGAACTTGGCGGAAAGTCACCGAGTATCGTCTTTGAAGATGCGGATGTTGATGCTGCAGTAGCGGGCTCTCTGTTCGGAATCTTCTACAATACAGGTCAATCATGTGAAGCCCGTTCAAGATTGTATGTCCATGAGGATGTATATGATGAGTTCATGGAGAAGTTCGTGGCAAAAACAAAGCAGCTGAAGCTTGGCAACCCATTTGATAAAGAAACTCATGTCGGTGCAGTCATCAGCCAGGACCAAATGGATGTAATCGACGGTTATGTAAAATCCGCTGTTGAAGATGGAGCACAAGTTTTAACAGGCGGTAAGGCTGCTAATCTTGAAGGCTATGAAAATGGCTACTGGTATGAGCCGACCATCATCGCTGAAACAGACCACGGCATGAAGGCTGTAAAAGAAGAAATCTTCGGACCGGTTGTTGTGGTCATGAAGTTCAAGGATGAAAAAGAAGCTGTCAAACTTGCGAATGACAGCGAATATGGACTGGGATCTGCCATCTGGACGAAGGACTACGGTCGTGCTACCAGAGTTTCTAAACTGATCCAGGCAGGAATTGTCATGATTAACTGCCCATTCTCAGCATTCCCTGGCACACCATTCGGGGGTTACAAGCAATCCGGTTTTGGACGTGAACTCTGCATCGAAACACTAGATTTATATACAGAAACTAAGAGTATCGTCTCTTATTACGGCAGCCGCCCGCTTAACCCGTTTAACGTATAA
- a CDS encoding DmpA family aminopeptidase: MKIRDRGVVVGRMSPWSNNCITDVPGVKVGHVTLDFPLDDKGEEYACTGVTAILPHGGNLFKEKVTAASYVLNGFGKTTGLVQVNELGTIEAPIMLTNTFAVPAVTQGTLEYMLAENEEIGETTGTINIVVGECNDSHLNSIRHFPVKPEHAKQAIKKASTLPAEEGAIGAGKGMVCFGHKGGIGTASRVVKSADTYTVGCLVLSNFGKKEELMAGKYGIESIKTGLSETADGSIIIILATDAPLSDRQLLRLVKRCGIGLGRTGSHFSHGSGDIVIAFSTANQTSHYTNEFILSSRQVRDDHPLMNELFTAAAEATEEAILNSLSQAETTKGRKGRRVEAYPFL, encoded by the coding sequence ATGAAGATACGTGATAGAGGGGTCGTGGTTGGCAGGATGTCCCCCTGGAGCAATAACTGTATAACCGATGTGCCTGGTGTAAAAGTCGGACATGTAACACTGGATTTTCCATTGGATGACAAAGGCGAGGAGTATGCATGTACTGGTGTGACGGCTATCCTGCCGCATGGCGGGAATTTATTCAAAGAGAAGGTGACTGCCGCCAGCTACGTTCTTAATGGATTTGGGAAAACGACTGGCCTCGTCCAAGTGAATGAACTTGGAACGATCGAGGCTCCAATTATGCTGACAAATACATTTGCTGTACCCGCTGTCACTCAGGGAACGCTGGAGTATATGCTTGCTGAAAATGAAGAAATTGGTGAGACGACTGGTACCATTAATATTGTCGTCGGTGAATGCAATGACAGCCATTTAAACTCAATTCGCCATTTTCCAGTCAAACCTGAACACGCAAAACAAGCGATTAAAAAAGCTTCCACCCTACCAGCAGAAGAAGGTGCTATCGGAGCGGGAAAAGGTATGGTTTGCTTCGGTCATAAAGGCGGTATTGGAACAGCATCACGTGTTGTAAAAAGTGCCGATACTTATACCGTTGGTTGTCTGGTGCTCAGCAATTTCGGCAAAAAAGAAGAATTAATGGCAGGAAAATATGGGATTGAATCAATAAAGACAGGATTATCCGAGACAGCAGACGGCTCGATCATCATTATCCTTGCTACAGATGCTCCCTTAAGTGACCGCCAGCTGTTGCGATTGGTAAAGAGATGTGGGATCGGCCTGGGCCGGACCGGCAGTCATTTCAGTCATGGAAGCGGCGATATTGTGATTGCATTTTCAACTGCAAATCAAACAAGCCATTATACGAACGAATTTATTCTATCAAGCAGACAGGTTAGGGATGACCATCCGTTGATGAACGAGCTATTCACGGCTGCAGCAGAAGCAACAGAAGAGGCAATCCTGAACTCATTATCACAGGCTGAAACGACCAAAGGAAGAAAAGGCAGAAGGGTTGAGGCGTATCCTTTTTTGTAG
- the pcaF gene encoding 3-oxoadipyl-CoA thiolase, whose amino-acid sequence MKEVVIVDAVRTPIGRYNGSLRHIRPDDLGAVVIKALVERNPDVPAAEIEEVVLGNANQAGEDNRNVARMSGLLAGLPVEVAGTTINRLCGSGLDAVNYAARAIMAGEGDIFIAGGTESMTRAPFVMAKPNAEFPRGNMEMFDTTIGWRFVNSKLKEMYGTDSMPETAENVAKKYGISREAQDEFAAESQLRAQKAVEAGRFENEIVPVVYEDKKGNKTVIDTDEHPRPGTTVEKLAKLKPIFKDGTVTAGNASGVNDGASALLLMSHEKAEELGLKPLAKYIVSATAGLEPSIMGMGPVYAVQKALKRSNLSVDDMDLIELNEAFAAQSLGCIQELGLDQAKVNVNGGAIAFGHPLGASGARILTTLLYEMKKRDSKYGLATMCVGVGQGIATIIENIGER is encoded by the coding sequence ATGAAAGAAGTTGTAATTGTCGATGCAGTCAGGACGCCGATTGGTAGATACAATGGCAGCCTCCGCCATATCCGCCCGGATGATCTAGGTGCGGTTGTCATCAAGGCATTGGTCGAGCGCAATCCAGACGTGCCTGCAGCTGAAATTGAAGAAGTAGTTTTGGGTAATGCGAATCAGGCAGGCGAAGATAATCGAAACGTCGCAAGGATGTCAGGCCTTTTGGCTGGGCTGCCGGTCGAGGTTGCCGGTACAACAATCAACCGTTTATGCGGTTCCGGCCTGGATGCAGTCAATTATGCGGCGAGGGCGATTATGGCTGGAGAAGGCGACATCTTCATCGCGGGAGGAACAGAAAGTATGACAAGGGCGCCCTTCGTGATGGCAAAGCCTAACGCTGAATTCCCGCGCGGAAATATGGAAATGTTCGATACAACCATTGGCTGGCGTTTTGTGAACAGCAAGCTGAAGGAAATGTATGGTACGGACAGTATGCCTGAAACTGCAGAGAACGTAGCTAAAAAGTATGGCATCTCCAGGGAAGCCCAGGACGAATTCGCTGCAGAAAGCCAGCTTCGCGCTCAAAAAGCGGTCGAGGCCGGGCGCTTTGAAAATGAAATCGTTCCAGTCGTTTATGAAGATAAGAAGGGTAATAAGACAGTGATTGATACTGACGAACATCCACGGCCAGGTACTACAGTCGAAAAGCTGGCAAAACTCAAGCCCATATTTAAGGATGGCACCGTTACTGCGGGTAATGCATCAGGTGTGAATGATGGTGCATCGGCATTGTTATTGATGAGCCATGAAAAAGCGGAGGAGCTTGGCTTGAAGCCGCTGGCGAAATATATTGTGTCTGCAACAGCGGGACTGGAACCGTCCATCATGGGTATGGGACCTGTATATGCAGTTCAAAAAGCTCTGAAGCGTTCTAACCTATCTGTTGATGATATGGATTTGATTGAATTGAACGAGGCATTCGCAGCCCAATCACTAGGTTGCATCCAAGAGCTCGGGCTGGATCAGGCAAAAGTGAATGTCAATGGCGGAGCTATCGCATTTGGACACCCGCTAGGGGCTAGCGGTGCGAGGATTTTAACAACCCTTTTGTATGAAATGAAAAAGCGGGATTCCAAGTATGGACTTGCGACTATGTGTGTAGGTGTCGGCCAGGGAATCGCCACGATTATCGAAAATATAGGAGAGAGATAG
- a CDS encoding EthD family reductase, which translates to MVKLIAIYKHPQDKEAFDKHYFETHAPLTAKIPGLRKMEVTRIVGSPMGGEGKYYLMCEMYYDDHEALKAGMKSAEGKASGKDVMSFAGDLVTMMIGEEVNE; encoded by the coding sequence ATGGTAAAACTAATCGCAATTTACAAGCATCCACAGGATAAAGAGGCATTTGATAAGCATTATTTCGAAACGCATGCTCCACTGACAGCGAAAATTCCTGGCCTCCGCAAAATGGAAGTGACACGCATCGTCGGCAGCCCAATGGGTGGAGAAGGCAAATATTATTTAATGTGCGAAATGTACTATGACGATCATGAAGCATTAAAAGCTGGGATGAAATCTGCTGAAGGCAAAGCTTCTGGAAAGGATGTTATGAGCTTTGCAGGTGATCTGGTCACGATGATGATCGGTGAAGAAGTGAATGAATAA
- the paaD gene encoding 1,2-phenylacetyl-CoA epoxidase subunit PaaD, with product MLREKIIEALQTVKDPEIDSVSIIELGMIEELEIHQDGVLIKLLPTFMGCPALDIIKNNVVKAVSSVDGVDRVDVKFIFHPPWTSDRVTDLGREKLKEFGIAPPPRHIEETGEWQADCPYCGSTYTTMENLFGPTACRSILYCKSCKNPFEAMKPVSTLM from the coding sequence ATGCTGAGAGAAAAAATCATCGAAGCGTTGCAAACTGTCAAAGACCCTGAGATCGACAGTGTATCGATTATCGAACTGGGCATGATTGAGGAACTCGAAATCCATCAGGATGGCGTCTTGATCAAACTATTGCCGACCTTCATGGGCTGCCCAGCACTAGATATCATCAAAAACAATGTTGTCAAAGCGGTATCATCCGTTGACGGAGTTGATAGAGTTGATGTGAAATTCATCTTCCATCCGCCATGGACATCAGATCGGGTAACTGATTTGGGCAGGGAAAAGCTGAAGGAATTCGGCATCGCCCCGCCGCCGAGGCATATTGAGGAAACTGGTGAGTGGCAGGCCGATTGCCCTTATTGCGGCTCCACCTATACGACAATGGAAAACCTCTTTGGCCCAACTGCATGCCGCAGCATTTTATACTGCAAATCGTGCAAAAATCCATTCGAGGCAATGAAACCAGTATCAACTTTGATGTGA